One region of Ahniella affigens genomic DNA includes:
- a CDS encoding ExeM/NucH family extracellular endonuclease encodes MLRHTLCAALALTLAGCTNDDGPDLIVDPTTALECGQPATPIHVIQGDAAMSPKKGELVEVEAVVSARFLQGLGGIYLATPQGMDDQNPQTSEGLFVRLTEPPKDLPRFATVRVRGRVAEIGDAPDTQTALVEVSAMARCGNPQPFGPQAFSAVPSTLADFEAVEGMRIKLKGPATLIDNDRLLSDGELIVSLDGRDLVPTERHAPGPEARAIAEGNLATRLTLSDARETMDPDRIWFLREQPSADAPYRLDSALYGIDGVLDQLGEGYQLHLAEPIDRVDQAPRPTAAPLVDGDLSISAFNVLNFFNGDGKGEGFPTERGAETFDAFKRQRAKIVAALSAMHADVFVLTEIENDGEGPESAVQDLVDALNKKLGSEEGDYAFVKTGAERVGSDAIKVAMIYRQSRAQPVGKTLILDVPPFTGMGRAPVAQGFQAGAMAFTLIGNHFKSKGGCADAEGPNQDQDDGQGCYNAVRTEMARNLLDWLASDATQALPAARLIVGDLNSYGEEDPVRLIKSQGYVDVVAESNGEPAYSFVYAGAAGRLDHALANPEFAKLVGGAEIWHINADESDAFQYGEAGVDAKSRKRRFRDDPFASSDHDPVLIALRADDARSPAVTP; translated from the coding sequence ATGCTTCGACATACCCTTTGCGCCGCCCTGGCTTTGACCTTGGCCGGCTGCACCAATGATGACGGTCCAGACCTGATCGTCGACCCCACCACTGCGCTGGAATGTGGCCAGCCGGCCACGCCGATTCACGTGATCCAAGGCGATGCCGCCATGAGTCCGAAGAAAGGTGAACTCGTGGAAGTCGAGGCCGTTGTCAGTGCGCGATTCCTGCAGGGCTTGGGCGGCATCTATCTGGCCACCCCTCAGGGCATGGACGATCAGAACCCGCAGACCTCTGAAGGCCTGTTTGTCCGGCTGACCGAACCACCGAAAGATCTACCGCGCTTCGCCACCGTCCGCGTGCGCGGCCGCGTTGCCGAAATCGGCGATGCGCCCGATACCCAGACGGCGCTTGTCGAAGTCAGTGCCATGGCCCGCTGCGGCAATCCGCAACCGTTTGGCCCGCAGGCGTTCTCGGCGGTGCCGTCCACTCTGGCCGACTTCGAAGCCGTCGAGGGCATGCGGATCAAACTGAAAGGCCCGGCGACGCTGATCGACAATGATCGCCTGCTGAGCGACGGCGAACTCATCGTGTCGCTCGATGGTCGCGATCTGGTGCCCACGGAACGCCACGCGCCAGGCCCCGAAGCGCGCGCCATTGCCGAGGGCAATCTGGCAACGCGGCTGACCCTCAGCGATGCGCGCGAAACCATGGATCCGGATCGCATCTGGTTTCTCCGCGAACAACCGAGCGCGGACGCGCCGTATCGCCTCGATTCGGCGTTGTATGGCATTGACGGGGTGCTGGATCAGCTCGGCGAAGGCTATCAGCTGCATCTGGCCGAACCGATCGACCGGGTCGATCAGGCACCGCGGCCGACTGCGGCGCCGCTGGTTGACGGCGATCTCAGCATCAGCGCGTTCAATGTGTTGAACTTTTTCAATGGCGATGGGAAAGGCGAGGGCTTTCCGACTGAGCGTGGCGCCGAGACGTTCGACGCGTTCAAGCGCCAGCGCGCCAAGATCGTTGCCGCGCTCTCGGCAATGCACGCCGATGTGTTCGTGCTGACCGAAATCGAGAACGATGGCGAAGGCCCGGAATCGGCCGTGCAGGATCTGGTCGATGCATTGAACAAGAAGCTCGGATCGGAAGAGGGCGACTACGCGTTCGTCAAAACGGGCGCCGAGCGCGTGGGCAGTGACGCCATCAAGGTGGCGATGATCTACCGGCAATCGCGGGCGCAGCCGGTCGGCAAGACACTGATTCTCGACGTGCCGCCATTCACGGGCATGGGGCGTGCACCGGTCGCGCAGGGTTTTCAGGCTGGCGCGATGGCGTTCACGCTGATTGGTAACCACTTCAAGTCGAAGGGCGGTTGTGCCGATGCCGAAGGTCCGAATCAGGACCAGGACGATGGCCAGGGCTGCTACAACGCGGTGCGCACCGAGATGGCGCGAAACCTGCTCGACTGGTTGGCCAGCGATGCCACCCAGGCGCTCCCTGCAGCGCGTCTGATTGTTGGTGACTTGAACAGTTACGGCGAAGAAGACCCAGTGCGGTTGATCAAGAGTCAGGGGTATGTGGACGTCGTTGCCGAATCGAATGGCGAGCCGGCATACAGCTTCGTTTACGCAGGCGCCGCCGGGCGTCTCGATCACGCGCTCGCCAATCCGGAATTTGCAAAGCTCGTCGGTGGTGCCGAGATCTGGCACATCAACGCCGATGAAAGCGATGCGTTTCAGTATGGCGAAGCGGGCGTCGATGCCAAAAGTCGCAAGCGGCGGTTCCGTGACGACCCGTTTGCGAGCTCGGATCACGACCCGGTGCTGATTGCATTGCGCGCGGATGACGCCCGAAGTCCCGCAGTGACGCCCTGA